From Falsiruegeria litorea R37, the proteins below share one genomic window:
- a CDS encoding DUF3833 family protein, with the protein MKTALIILLGLLALILWRPGFSFRAQKPEDYSDTGPSFDLRQHLSGELESEGVIFGPNGRATSRFVADFTGVWDGNSGELGEMFHYDNGTIQNRKWFLTMGENGSFTATADDIVGVGQGQMNGATVRLTYSIRLTEAAGGHVLDVVDWMYLMDNGTIMNRSEMRKFGVKVAELIATIRPKGN; encoded by the coding sequence ATGAAAACCGCTCTGATCATTCTGCTTGGACTGCTTGCCCTGATCCTGTGGCGCCCCGGCTTCTCGTTCCGGGCGCAAAAGCCTGAGGATTATTCCGACACCGGGCCCAGTTTTGACCTGCGCCAGCACCTGTCGGGCGAACTGGAATCCGAGGGTGTGATCTTTGGCCCGAACGGGCGGGCTACTTCGCGCTTTGTGGCAGATTTCACAGGAGTCTGGGACGGCAACAGCGGAGAGTTGGGCGAGATGTTCCACTATGACAACGGCACCATCCAGAACCGCAAATGGTTTTTGACCATGGGCGAAAATGGCTCCTTTACCGCAACCGCTGACGACATCGTGGGCGTGGGTCAGGGCCAGATGAACGGCGCGACCGTGCGCCTGACCTATTCCATCCGCCTGACCGAAGCCGCCGGCGGGCATGTTCTGGATGTCGTCGACTGGATGTACCTGATGGACAACGGCACGATCATGAACCGCTCGGAAATGCGCAAATTCGGCGTCAAGGTAGCCGAGCTGATTGCCACCATTCGCCCTAAAGGGAACTGA
- a CDS encoding SAM-dependent methyltransferase: MFYVSKRVKNDFLDAVSQIKTGRVTIHTPEGSVHHFGTDGVESEMVIRDWSVISALAARGDVGLGEAYVDGLWETPSIEDVATVALGNADHFSDYVEPSVLNRLKFRAIDRLLRTNSRRGSSRNIRAHYDVGNEFYQLWLDRSMTYSSALFTDDDTDLERGQQRKYDRVLDRLTQGERTLEIGCGWGGFAERAAERGRHVTGLTISRAQKGYADARLDGRADIVLRDYRAESGKYDNIVSIEMIEAVGERYWPQYFGQIKSCLAEDGRAVVQAITVPDSNFDIYRRRSDYIRQYTFPGGMLLSDAVISHQAREVGLEVRESYSFGADYAATCRIWAERLSDQIERIKAIGYSDRFIRSWRYYLEICAASFATKGTDVVQVELSHA; encoded by the coding sequence GTGTTCTATGTCAGCAAACGTGTGAAGAACGACTTTCTGGACGCTGTCAGCCAGATTAAGACAGGGCGCGTGACCATCCACACCCCTGAAGGAAGCGTGCATCATTTTGGCACCGACGGCGTGGAATCCGAGATGGTGATCCGTGATTGGTCGGTGATTTCGGCGCTGGCGGCGCGCGGGGATGTCGGCCTGGGCGAGGCCTATGTCGACGGCCTGTGGGAAACACCATCAATCGAAGATGTCGCCACGGTTGCCTTGGGCAATGCGGATCACTTCTCGGACTACGTGGAACCCAGTGTGCTCAACCGGCTCAAGTTCCGCGCCATCGACCGGCTGCTGCGCACAAACTCCAGACGCGGCTCGTCCCGCAACATCCGGGCGCATTACGATGTGGGCAACGAGTTCTATCAGCTTTGGCTCGATCGCTCGATGACCTATTCCTCGGCCCTGTTCACCGACGATGACACCGATCTGGAACGCGGCCAGCAGCGCAAGTACGACCGCGTATTGGATCGTCTCACACAAGGCGAGCGGACGCTGGAAATCGGCTGTGGCTGGGGTGGGTTTGCCGAACGCGCCGCTGAACGGGGGCGCCATGTCACCGGGCTGACCATCTCGCGTGCTCAAAAAGGCTATGCCGACGCCCGCCTTGACGGGCGCGCCGACATCGTCCTGCGCGACTATCGCGCCGAGAGCGGCAAATACGACAACATCGTCTCGATCGAGATGATCGAGGCCGTCGGGGAACGCTATTGGCCGCAGTATTTCGGCCAGATCAAATCCTGCCTGGCCGAGGATGGACGGGCCGTGGTGCAGGCCATCACCGTGCCCGACAGCAATTTTGACATCTACCGTCGTCGCTCGGACTACATCCGCCAATACACCTTCCCAGGCGGCATGCTGCTGTCGGACGCCGTGATCTCGCACCAGGCGCGCGAGGTCGGCCTGGAGGTGCGTGAGAGCTATTCTTTTGGTGCTGATTACGCCGCCACCTGCCGGATCTGGGCCGAACGGCTAAGCGATCAGATCGAGCGGATCAAGGCCATCGGCTATTCCGACCGCTTCATCCGCAGCTGGCGGTATTACCTGGAAATCTGTGCCGCATCCTTTGCGACCAAGGGCACGGACGTTGTGCAAGTGGAGTTATCTCATGCCTAA
- a CDS encoding DUF1365 domain-containing protein produces the protein MTAWPDHIAGSTTHARMGEISNAFRYGVDFVLIDPEERAGPALFSRNRFNLFAVHDRHHGGERGNGVGLSWALEQLRAAGLDRPAKITLLTQPTCLGYQFNPVSFWLVHEGDDLVCVIAETNNTFGDRHSYLCHLPGFAPISPKDTITAVKLMHVSPFQDVSGTYRFNFLVDQDRISIRIEHKNGDQGVIATLSGRRAPMTNTSVLRALIRRPLGTLRTISLIYWQALKLKLKGAVYRPRPSPPNEETSACSMSANV, from the coding sequence ATGACTGCCTGGCCCGATCATATCGCGGGGTCCACGACCCATGCCCGGATGGGAGAGATCAGCAACGCTTTCCGCTATGGCGTCGACTTTGTGCTGATCGACCCTGAAGAGCGCGCAGGTCCCGCACTGTTTTCGCGCAACCGCTTCAACCTTTTTGCCGTACATGATCGCCATCACGGCGGCGAGCGGGGCAACGGTGTTGGCCTCAGCTGGGCGTTAGAGCAGTTGCGCGCTGCTGGTCTGGACCGTCCTGCCAAGATCACGCTTCTGACCCAACCCACCTGTCTGGGCTATCAGTTCAACCCGGTCAGTTTTTGGCTGGTCCACGAGGGCGATGACCTGGTGTGCGTGATCGCGGAAACCAACAACACCTTTGGCGATCGACACAGCTATTTGTGCCATCTGCCCGGCTTTGCGCCGATATCGCCCAAGGACACGATCACCGCAGTCAAGCTGATGCATGTGTCCCCGTTTCAGGATGTTTCGGGCACCTATCGGTTCAACTTTCTGGTGGATCAAGACCGCATCTCGATCCGCATCGAACACAAGAACGGCGACCAAGGCGTGATTGCCACCCTTTCGGGTCGCCGCGCGCCAATGACCAACACCTCGGTGTTGCGAGCGTTGATCCGGCGACCCTTAGGGACGCTCCGAACGATCTCGCTGATTTACTGGCAGGCCCTGAAACTGAAACTCAAAGGCGCGGTCTATCGTCCCCGCCCATCCCCCCCGAACGAGGAGACGAGCGCGTGTTCTATGTCAGCAAACGTGTGA
- the cydB gene encoding cytochrome d ubiquinol oxidase subunit II, with translation MLDLPTIWAGIIAFAVLTYVVLDGFDLGIGILFPFAKAKKDRDVMMNSVAPVWDGNETWLVMGGGGLFAVFPVAYAIVMPALYMPIIVMLLALVFRGVAFEYRWRTERWRGVWDAAFIGGSTVAAFCQGVALGGLVQGIEVVDRAYAGGWWDWLSPFSILTGFALVVGYALLGATWLVMKTEGDLQAAMRARALPLGVATFALIGLVSLWTPFQDPAYFQRWFTFPAILYSGVVPVLLAFAGYMLYRGLTSGRDVMPFLASQSVFVISFIGIGISFYPDMVPPSVTIHQAAAPDESLAFALVGTVILVPMILAYTAYAYWVFRGKIDPDAGYH, from the coding sequence ATGCTGGATCTTCCAACAATCTGGGCGGGTATCATCGCCTTTGCCGTGCTCACCTATGTGGTGCTGGACGGGTTCGACCTGGGCATCGGCATCCTGTTTCCCTTTGCCAAAGCCAAGAAAGACCGCGACGTGATGATGAACTCGGTCGCGCCGGTCTGGGACGGGAACGAGACCTGGTTGGTGATGGGAGGTGGCGGGCTTTTTGCCGTCTTCCCCGTGGCCTATGCCATCGTCATGCCCGCGCTTTACATGCCGATCATCGTCATGCTGCTGGCACTGGTGTTTCGCGGCGTGGCGTTTGAATACCGCTGGCGGACCGAGCGTTGGCGCGGCGTTTGGGACGCGGCCTTTATCGGCGGATCGACCGTCGCGGCCTTTTGTCAGGGCGTGGCCCTTGGCGGGCTGGTGCAGGGGATCGAGGTCGTGGACCGCGCCTATGCGGGCGGCTGGTGGGATTGGCTGTCGCCGTTTTCGATCCTCACCGGTTTTGCTCTTGTCGTGGGGTACGCCCTTTTGGGGGCGACCTGGTTGGTGATGAAAACCGAAGGCGATTTGCAAGCGGCCATGCGCGCGCGGGCCTTGCCATTGGGTGTCGCCACCTTTGCCCTGATCGGCCTGGTGAGCTTGTGGACCCCGTTCCAGGATCCAGCCTATTTCCAGCGCTGGTTCACCTTCCCGGCGATCCTGTATTCCGGTGTCGTGCCGGTGCTTTTGGCGTTTGCCGGATACATGCTGTATCGCGGGCTGACATCGGGGCGGGACGTGATGCCGTTTCTTGCCAGCCAATCCGTGTTCGTGATCAGTTTCATTGGCATCGGGATCAGCTTTTACCCCGACATGGTGCCGCCCTCGGTCACCATCCATCAGGCCGCCGCGCCAGATGAAAGCCTGGCCTTCGCGCTTGTTGGGACGGTCATTCTGGTGCCGATGATCCTGGCTTATACGGCTTACGCCTATTGGGTGTTTCGCGGCAAGATCGACCCCGACGCGGGTTATCATTGA
- a CDS encoding cytochrome ubiquinol oxidase subunit I has translation MFEGFSAETLARMQFAFTVSFHIIFPAFSIGLASYLAVLNAQWLRTRDQVFLTLFNYWKKIFAVAFGMGVVSGIVMSYQFGTNWAVFSEKAGPVIGPLMAYEVLTAFFLEAGFLGIMLFGRDKVGEGLHMMATALVAIGTLTSATWILSVNSWMQTPAGYDINDLGQFIPVDWWAIVFNPSFTHRLAHMVLAAYLTTAFVVAGVAAWQLLRGRATDGTRKMFSMAMWMAAIVTPIQIFAGDSHGLNTLEHQPVKVMAMEGHFESHPDGAPLILFGFPNQKEKRVDYAIEIPKLSSLILKHDLNAPLDGLDTVPDDEEPPVAIVFWSFRVMVGIGFAMLGLGLWSLLQRMRGRLYTSTWLHRAAVLMGPTGFIAVLAGWVTTEVGRQPYTVYGLLRTSDSLSPVEAPAVATSLLMFIMVYFFVFGAGTYYILRLMHKAPGEGSDDPTRAGPLRTAGIVPPAQYDASKTGS, from the coding sequence ATGTTCGAAGGGTTCTCAGCCGAGACGCTGGCGCGGATGCAGTTTGCGTTTACCGTGTCCTTTCACATCATCTTTCCTGCGTTTTCGATCGGATTGGCAAGCTATCTGGCGGTGCTCAACGCGCAATGGCTGCGCACGCGTGATCAGGTTTTTCTGACGCTTTTCAACTACTGGAAAAAGATCTTTGCCGTGGCTTTTGGCATGGGCGTCGTGTCGGGCATCGTCATGTCGTACCAGTTTGGCACCAACTGGGCGGTGTTTTCGGAAAAGGCCGGGCCGGTCATTGGCCCTCTCATGGCTTATGAGGTGCTGACCGCCTTTTTCCTTGAGGCGGGGTTTCTGGGCATCATGCTCTTTGGCCGCGACAAGGTGGGCGAGGGGCTGCATATGATGGCCACAGCCCTGGTCGCGATTGGCACGCTGACCTCGGCCACCTGGATCCTGAGCGTCAACAGTTGGATGCAGACGCCTGCGGGGTATGACATCAACGATTTGGGACAGTTCATCCCGGTGGATTGGTGGGCCATCGTGTTCAACCCGTCGTTCACGCATCGCCTGGCCCATATGGTGCTGGCCGCTTATCTTACGACCGCCTTTGTGGTGGCTGGCGTTGCGGCCTGGCAGTTGCTGCGCGGGCGGGCGACAGATGGCACGCGCAAGATGTTTTCCATGGCGATGTGGATGGCCGCCATCGTGACCCCGATCCAGATTTTCGCCGGGGATTCCCACGGGCTCAACACGCTGGAGCACCAGCCGGTGAAGGTCATGGCGATGGAGGGGCATTTCGAAAGCCACCCTGACGGGGCGCCGCTGATCCTGTTTGGGTTCCCGAACCAAAAGGAAAAGCGCGTCGATTACGCAATCGAGATCCCCAAGCTCTCGTCGCTGATCCTGAAACATGACCTCAACGCGCCGCTGGATGGTTTGGATACGGTGCCCGATGACGAGGAACCGCCCGTTGCCATCGTGTTCTGGTCGTTCCGGGTCATGGTTGGCATTGGCTTTGCCATGTTGGGGTTAGGGCTCTGGAGCCTGCTGCAGCGGATGCGAGGGCGACTTTACACCTCAACCTGGCTGCACCGCGCGGCTGTTTTGATGGGACCAACCGGATTTATTGCAGTCTTGGCAGGCTGGGTCACGACCGAGGTTGGACGGCAGCCCTATACGGTTTACGGGCTACTTCGCACCTCAGATTCGCTGTCCCCGGTCGAGGCACCTGCGGTGGCAACGTCGCTGCTGATGTTCATCATGGTCTATTTCTTCGTCTTTGGTGCGGGCACCTACTACATCCTGCGTTTGATGCATAAAGCACCCGGAGAGGGCAGTGATGATCCAACTCGCGCCGGGCCCTTGCGCACGGCTGGGATTGTCCCGCCCGCGCAATATGACGCCTCAAAGACTGGCTCATAA
- a CDS encoding SDR family NAD(P)-dependent oxidoreductase, with amino-acid sequence MFENKSYWIVGASEGLGEAIAKDLHRAGARLILSARNADRLAAVAQASGGAQIVPMDVTDTDAVAQAMTQIGDLDGVIYCVGQYDPIPATDWQSKAVEAMCEANFMGAVRVLGHVVPRFVAKGAGHVVLIGSLAGHRGLPGSIGYGASKAALMHLGESLQADLRDSPLLVQVVNPGFIKTRLTAKNGFRMPMIQTPEEAASNVMNAMRSNRLEVNFPAPFSWLFTIGKRLPKSLFWRLLGKPEHTPTAPGTKGQGSGTLDPNT; translated from the coding sequence ATGTTCGAAAACAAGAGCTATTGGATTGTCGGTGCCAGCGAGGGGCTGGGCGAGGCGATCGCCAAGGACCTGCACCGGGCCGGGGCGCGCCTGATCCTGTCGGCGCGCAATGCGGACCGCCTGGCCGCGGTCGCCCAAGCCTCAGGTGGGGCACAGATCGTGCCGATGGACGTCACTGACACGGATGCCGTTGCCCAGGCCATGACCCAGATCGGTGATCTGGATGGCGTGATCTACTGTGTCGGCCAATATGACCCGATCCCCGCCACTGACTGGCAGTCCAAAGCTGTCGAGGCCATGTGCGAGGCAAACTTCATGGGTGCGGTTCGGGTATTGGGCCATGTCGTTCCGCGCTTTGTTGCAAAAGGAGCAGGTCATGTGGTGTTGATCGGGTCGCTGGCCGGACACCGGGGGCTGCCCGGGTCCATTGGCTATGGCGCCAGCAAAGCCGCATTGATGCACCTGGGCGAGTCGTTGCAAGCCGATCTGCGTGACAGTCCCTTGCTGGTCCAGGTGGTCAATCCGGGCTTTATCAAAACGCGCCTGACCGCCAAGAACGGGTTTCGCATGCCCATGATCCAGACCCCCGAGGAGGCGGCGTCCAACGTGATGAACGCGATGCGGTCAAACCGGCTGGAAGTCAACTTCCCCGCGCCATTCTCGTGGCTGTTCACCATCGGGAAACGCCTGCCCAAGTCCCTGTTCTGGCGTTTGCTTGGAAAGCCCGAACACACGCCGACCGCCCCCGGGACAAAGGGGCAAGGCAGCGGAACGCTTGATCCAAATACCTAA
- a CDS encoding chalcone isomerase family protein, translated as MPKILPLALATLMALPALPAWAEKGMNVISSAVPQAAARGEVTMRWYGFPLYDATLFTPAGAQFDWQNPVALRLIYARTIKQDAFLTATMAELERIEGKRADHPQIARKLEPCYRNASAGDHFIAQSISANQVTLWFNGIKTCDLRHTQIRERFLGIWLSDQSRSARLSKRLRGE; from the coding sequence ATGCCTAAGATCCTACCCCTCGCGTTAGCGACCCTTATGGCCCTGCCCGCGCTACCCGCCTGGGCGGAAAAGGGCATGAATGTCATCTCTTCGGCGGTGCCACAGGCCGCCGCACGCGGCGAAGTCACGATGCGGTGGTATGGGTTCCCACTTTATGACGCGACACTTTTCACCCCGGCGGGTGCCCAGTTCGATTGGCAAAACCCGGTTGCGTTGCGCCTGATTTATGCCCGCACCATCAAACAGGACGCGTTTCTGACCGCCACCATGGCCGAGTTGGAGCGCATCGAAGGCAAACGCGCCGATCACCCTCAGATCGCGCGCAAGCTTGAACCCTGCTATCGCAACGCATCGGCCGGGGACCATTTCATCGCGCAATCCATATCTGCCAACCAAGTGACGCTCTGGTTCAACGGCATCAAAACCTGCGATTTGCGCCACACGCAGATCCGCGAGCGGTTCCTGGGAATTTGGCTGTCAGATCAAAGCCGCTCGGCGCGACTGTCCAAAAGACTCCGAGGGGAATAA
- a CDS encoding MFS transporter, with protein sequence MQRAQVSLFSMALAAAGLPLYIHLPRFASSELGLSLATIGLLLIGIRVLDFVQDPALGWVVDRWPSLRKRFATLALSGMAVGFLCLFTLTAPIPIMPWLVTSLVLLFTAYSLGSILFYGQTVALAGGDSRAKLYELAGYREGGAILGIILATTAPTVLLAFGQSYAAFGVLLCLFLGIVALTTRGLWSSANEPAASFGFADLKQPGIRQLLALALINSLPVAITSTLFLFFVEDRLQLTDLAGPFLLLFFVASGLSVPIWTRLVRRHSARRILIPAMSLAILSFVGAALLPAGAALPFALICIASGAALGADMVILPILFASTLQRADLKAGQAFGIWSFTLKMSLALAAALVLPYLSWTGFEAGQTNTPSALSALNFAYAVLPCLIKAVAIWFLFHLPPQVMDQ encoded by the coding sequence ATGCAACGCGCACAGGTCTCACTGTTCTCCATGGCGCTGGCCGCTGCGGGGCTGCCTCTCTACATCCACCTGCCGCGGTTCGCCTCAAGCGAATTGGGGCTGAGCCTGGCAACGATCGGCCTCTTGCTGATTGGCATTCGGGTGTTGGATTTTGTCCAAGATCCCGCTCTTGGCTGGGTGGTGGATCGTTGGCCGTCGCTGCGCAAACGCTTTGCCACGCTGGCCCTGTCGGGGATGGCTGTGGGGTTTCTGTGCCTGTTCACCCTGACAGCACCGATCCCGATCATGCCCTGGCTGGTGACCTCACTTGTGTTGCTCTTCACCGCGTATAGCCTGGGCTCGATCCTGTTTTACGGACAGACAGTTGCCTTGGCAGGCGGGGACAGTCGCGCAAAGCTTTATGAGCTTGCGGGCTACCGCGAGGGCGGTGCGATCCTGGGCATCATTCTGGCCACAACCGCACCAACGGTGCTTCTGGCTTTTGGTCAGAGCTATGCTGCCTTTGGTGTGCTGCTGTGTCTGTTCCTAGGCATCGTCGCGCTGACCACACGCGGGTTGTGGAGCTCTGCAAATGAACCGGCTGCCAGTTTTGGCTTTGCCGATCTGAAACAGCCTGGCATCCGGCAGTTGCTGGCCCTGGCACTGATCAACAGCCTGCCGGTCGCCATCACATCGACCCTGTTTCTGTTCTTTGTCGAAGACCGCTTGCAGCTGACCGATCTTGCCGGTCCATTTCTACTGTTGTTCTTCGTGGCCTCGGGCCTCTCGGTTCCGATCTGGACCCGGCTTGTGCGCAGACACAGTGCACGCCGCATTCTGATCCCGGCCATGTCTTTGGCCATCCTCAGTTTTGTGGGGGCCGCCCTGTTGCCCGCAGGCGCCGCCCTGCCCTTTGCCCTGATCTGCATCGCATCGGGAGCGGCCTTGGGAGCGGATATGGTCATCCTGCCGATCCTGTTTGCGTCGACCTTGCAACGCGCCGACCTCAAGGCTGGGCAAGCCTTTGGCATCTGGTCCTTCACGCTCAAAATGTCGCTGGCCCTGGCCGCGGCCCTGGTACTGCCCTACCTGTCGTGGACCGGGTTCGAGGCCGGGCAGACAAATACCCCCTCGGCCCTGAGCGCCCTGAACTTTGCCTATGCTGTATTGCCCTGCCTGATCAAGGCCGTCGCAATCTGGTTTCTGTTTCACCTTCCGCCGCAGGTCATGGACCAATGA
- a CDS encoding DUF2474 family protein, which yields MARQTWKRLAWFVAIWGASVLCVLALAWGIRLMIPA from the coding sequence ATGGCGCGCCAGACTTGGAAACGCCTGGCCTGGTTCGTGGCCATCTGGGGCGCGTCTGTCTTGTGCGTTCTGGCCTTGGCCTGGGGAATCCGGCTGATGATCCCGGCTTAG